Proteins encoded within one genomic window of Columba livia isolate bColLiv1 breed racing homer chromosome 1, bColLiv1.pat.W.v2, whole genome shotgun sequence:
- the LOC102086159 gene encoding uncharacterized protein LOC102086159, producing the protein MVTLPLFLFFILSPCSKSQEDFLAEDQKWNYREGADKVNIEGINSITQTLEKWGNGIFWQMKHTLLNDPNALLPEFSSLRPVSAAVDNLVREVQSIRKRLEELNERLNVISKTVLPIRLNALQSQRRGNTQLRRLPMYRRRLYARRRPQGN; encoded by the exons ATGGTGactcttcctcttttcctcttcttcatcctctCACCCTGCAGTAAATCCCAGGAGGACTTTCTGGCTGAGGATCAGAAATGGAACTACAGAGAAGGCG CTGACAAAGTCAACATAGAAGGCATTAACAGCATTACTCAAACACTTGAGAAATGGGGAAACGGCATCTTCTGGCAAATGAAGCACACCCTGCTGAATGACCCAAATGCTTTACTGCCCGAATTCTCCAG TCTTcgccctgtctctgcagctgtggACAACCTCGTGAGGGAAGTCCAGTCAATAAGAAAAAGGCTAGAAGAACTGAATGAACGGCTCAATGTCATCAGCAAAACTGTCCTTCCCATCCGACTGAACGCTTTGCAGAGCCAGAGGCGTGGAAATACTCAGCTGCGGAGACTTCCGATGTATAGGAGAAGGTTGTACGCTCGCAGGAGACCTCAGGGGAATTAA
- the FAM234B gene encoding protein FAM234B — translation MATVLSRALKLPGKKSPDLGEYDPLTQADSDESEDDLVLNIQKNGGVKNGKSPPEEVQDPDSDVEVGMTKQHTSESTPEGYSAETAGSLEQKAAPSLMPYLRTAIFLLTVVVSMILVLVCAFLIPCPPRDLHNTWNRNLGQGAGGVLSPLELCDVNGDGLPDILVVFTALMNASVRGVSRPSVTVVALSGMNGSTLWSIQLPEETRSVQCKGLSLGAPGEPVCLVTGTAKFLSLLSASTGKTIWTLNLIHLSSGFLAAPAAVLPDVDGDGTRDIVVLALKETQPDVFFILVSGKTGTALGGPVMYSTNGEGKVIGPQVHITSREAIYILFGFGNVQAVALRDIFTQARNRDSFPAMLQHEEPQWEKRRSVNLSELIDIYSGGVDFLQTVKTPDTNCSNLLITTKEGLILLRGQDLEPRWTLELQNISSQPVPGYFGADQTLDFMLQAQTGDGKKKVMVVDGKSGLPVWNQELPWQKQQLDALSVMTLDKKSVFLFWADETQPVLQSLQPGPRPEHPGLHHLYLLHPVFPTVLLDLTNATDKVIASAVGINDLQKDAFHITVTTTATSEKQPGFLSVSKLGLKWAMMSQGRMVWLKDTTTPKISRGEVRRFLARLKFVDFPQKL, via the exons ATGGCTACGGTGCTGTCCCGGGCGCTGAAGCTGCCGG GAAAGAAGAGCCCAGACCTTGGGGAATACGATCCCCTCACTCAGGCTGACAGTGATGAAAGTGAAGATGACCTGGTACTCAACATCCAGAAGAACGGGGGGGTCAAGAATGGGAAGAGCCCCCCTGAGGAGGTGCAGGACCCTGACTCTGATGTGGAGGTTGGGATGACAAAGCAGCACACGTCAGAGAGCACGCCTGAGGGTTATTCTGCAGAGACGGCTGGGAGTTTGGAGCAGAAGGCTGCTCCCTCCCTCATGCCATACCTGCGCACAGCGATCTTTTTGCTCACTGTGGTGGTCTCAATGATTCTTGTCTTGGTGTGCGCATTTCTAATTCCCTGTCCCCCTAGAGACTTGCATAACACCTGGAACCGCAACCTAGGTCAGGGAGCAG GTGGTGTGTTATCCCCACTGGAACTGTGTGACGTGAACGGCGATGGGCTCCCTGACATCCTCGTAGTCTTCACTGCTTTGATGAATGCTAGCGTCAGGG GTGTCTCTAGGCCCTCCGTAACTGTGGTGGCCCTTTCTGGTATGAATGGCAGCACCTTGTGGTCCATCCAGCTTCCAGAGGAGACTCGAAGCGTGCAGTGCAAAGGGTTGTCACTGGGGGCACCTGGAGAGCCCGTCTGTCTTGTTACAGGAACAGCAAAATTCCTCAGCCTTCTCAGTGCCTCCACAG GCAAGACCATCTGGACGCTGAACTTGATCCACCTTTCAAGTGGGTTCTTGGCTGCACCGGCTGCAGTTCTTCCGGATGTAGATGGAGACGGGACTAGGGATATTGTTGTTCTGGCTCTGAAAGAGACACAG CCTGATGTGTTTTTCATCTTGGTGTCAGGAAAGACTGGGACTGCTTTGGGTGGGCCTGTGATGTACAGCACCAATGGAGAAGGGAAAGTGATTGGCCCCCAAGTCCACATCACCAGCCGGGAAGCCATCTACATCCTATTTGGTTTTG GTAATGTTCAAGCAGTTGCCCTGAGGGATATCTTTACCCAAGCCAGAAACCGGGACAGCTTTCCTGCAATGCTGCAGCACGAGGAGCCACAGTGGGAGAAGCGCAGATCTGTCAACCTGTCAGAGCTCATTGACATTTATAG TGGGGGTGTTGACTTTCTCCAGACAGTGAAGACACCTGACACAAACTGCAGCAACCTGCTTATCACAACCAAAGAGGGCTTGATCCTACTGCGAGGGCAGGACCTGGAGCCCCGTTGGACCCTGGAACTGCAGAACATCAGCAG CCAGCCTGTACCAGGTTACTTCGGTGCTGACCAAACTCTGGACTTCATGCTGCAAGCACAGACTGgcgatgggaaaaaaaag GTGATGGTGGTAGATGGCAAATCTGGCCTCCCTGTTTGGAACCAGGAACTTCCATGGCAGAAGCAACAACTTGATGCACTGTCAGTCATGACTTTGGACAAGaagtctgtttttctcttctgggCTGATGAAACACAACCTGTGTTACAAAGTCTG CAACCTGGTCCCAGACCTGAGCACCCAGGGCTGCACCACCTCTATCTCCTTCATCCTGTTTTTCCTACAGTCCTTCTGGACCTCACCAATGCCACAGACAAAGTCATTGCTTCAGCAG TTGGAATTAATGATCTCCAGAAGGATGCATTTCATATCACTGTGACAACAACTGCAACCTCTGAAAAGCAGCCAGGATTTCTCTCAGTCAGCAAGCTGGGCCTGAAGTGGGCCATGATGAGTCAAGGTCGAATGGTGTGGCTCAAGGACACCACCACTCCCAAAATCAGCCGTGGAGAAGTGAGGCGATTTCTTGCCCGGCTGAAATTTGTTGACTTTCCTCAGAAG CTCTAG